From Erwinia sp. HDF1-3R, one genomic window encodes:
- the yhcN gene encoding peroxide/acid stress response protein YhcN, giving the protein MKTKLMISMISLAAVLSFGASAANLVTQEQADSQNLQSMGTVTISGIDGVPTDMRQQLSQKAEEQGASSYRVIEARNEGNYHITAELYK; this is encoded by the coding sequence ATGAAAACCAAATTAATGATAAGCATGATAAGTCTGGCTGCCGTTCTCTCATTCGGTGCAAGCGCCGCTAACCTGGTAACCCAGGAGCAGGCGGACAGCCAAAATCTGCAATCGATGGGCACCGTGACAATCAGCGGCATTGATGGCGTACCGACCGATATGCGCCAGCAGCTTTCTCAGAAGGCTGAGGAACAGGGGGCATCGTCGTATCGCGTTATTGAAGCCCGTAATGAGGGTAATTACCACATTACCGCCGAGCTTTATAAATAA